Proteins encoded by one window of Candidatus Poribacteria bacterium:
- the aroF gene encoding 3-deoxy-7-phosphoheptulonate synthase, producing MVIVMKAGAEQGHIDAVIAQIRALNYTSHPIQGTERTVIAAIGDERGKHELQQLESMRGVDKVVPILEPYKLSSSEIRPGERTKIQIGDVEIGGDTLILMAGPCSVESREQILESAEVVKESGAQILRGGAFKPRTSPYSFQGLGEEGLQYLAEARDKTGLLIITELMDSHDLRLVEQYTDIIQIGARNMQNYGLLSRLSETKKPVMLKRGMMSEVNELLLSAEYILSEGNYSVILCERGIRTFETATRNTFDLNAIPVIKKMSHLPIIADPSHGTGHWEYVNPMAKAAVAAGADGLMIEVHPDPENALSDGAQSLRPDKFRQLVSELKPFIEASGRTF from the coding sequence ATGGTTATCGTCATGAAGGCTGGAGCGGAACAAGGACATATTGACGCTGTCATCGCTCAAATCAGGGCACTCAACTACACATCCCACCCGATTCAGGGGACAGAGCGCACCGTCATTGCGGCGATTGGGGACGAACGCGGCAAGCATGAGCTGCAGCAGTTGGAGTCAATGCGTGGTGTCGATAAGGTTGTACCAATCCTAGAACCGTATAAGCTTTCAAGCAGCGAGATTCGACCCGGTGAGAGAACAAAGATACAAATCGGAGATGTTGAAATCGGCGGCGACACGTTAATCCTGATGGCTGGACCTTGCTCTGTTGAAAGTCGGGAGCAGATTTTGGAATCAGCGGAAGTCGTCAAAGAGTCTGGCGCACAGATCCTGCGGGGCGGAGCGTTCAAACCGCGCACATCACCGTATAGCTTTCAGGGACTTGGGGAGGAAGGACTGCAATACCTCGCCGAAGCGCGGGACAAAACGGGACTCTTGATTATCACAGAGCTGATGGATAGCCACGACCTCCGGCTTGTTGAGCAATACACCGACATTATCCAAATCGGCGCACGGAATATGCAGAACTACGGACTCCTCTCACGCCTCAGCGAAACGAAAAAGCCTGTGATGCTCAAACGGGGTATGATGTCGGAAGTCAACGAACTCCTGCTTTCGGCAGAATATATTCTCTCCGAAGGGAATTACAGCGTCATCCTGTGTGAGCGGGGCATCCGTACCTTTGAAACGGCGACCCGGAACACCTTTGACCTGAACGCAATTCCGGTAATCAAGAAGATGAGTCATCTGCCCATCATCGCCGATCCGAGCCACGGGACGGGACATTGGGAATATGTCAATCCAATGGCGAAAGCTGCGGTTGCCGCAGGGGCGGACGGACTGATGATCGAAGTGCATCCGGATCCTGAAAACGCATTGTCCGATGGAGCGCAATCGCTCCGCCCAGACAAATTCCGGCAATTGGTCTCGGAACTCAAACCGTTCATCGAAGCGAGTGGACGGACATTTTAG
- a CDS encoding TIM barrel protein → MTDYRFKIGMFLQMTGLPFDQELALAEELGAKYGWFTDLDWAIGGKVTDASVDRLGERAARHGVKLFMMGAGGAFGHIHLADLELETLQDHPEFRKDFNLLTQSMRAANRLGADSVLAYTFAWPGEYSAGKPTWPMRWLTRGGIIADVDMEKLVKIFTIVADQAEKYEIDVVLANLPWHYTNTTSHCRALVERVGSERIKIMWHPSDNLTAGELDSATAGFMNVCPCASTMA, encoded by the coding sequence ATGACCGACTACCGATTCAAAATTGGAATGTTCCTTCAAATGACAGGCTTACCTTTTGACCAAGAACTTGCCCTCGCGGAGGAACTCGGTGCAAAGTATGGTTGGTTCACTGACCTAGATTGGGCAATCGGCGGCAAAGTAACCGATGCCAGCGTCGATAGGCTTGGTGAGCGGGCTGCCCGGCACGGAGTCAAGCTGTTTATGATGGGTGCCGGTGGTGCTTTTGGTCATATCCACTTGGCAGATCTAGAGTTGGAAACGCTGCAGGATCATCCTGAATTTCGCAAAGATTTCAACCTCCTCACTCAGAGCATGCGAGCTGCAAACCGTCTCGGCGCAGATTCGGTGTTGGCTTACACTTTCGCTTGGCCCGGCGAATATTCAGCCGGCAAGCCGACATGGCCCATGCGTTGGCTGACGCGGGGAGGTATCATCGCCGACGTTGACATGGAAAAATTGGTCAAAATATTCACGATCGTGGCAGATCAAGCTGAAAAATACGAAATTGATGTTGTCCTCGCCAACTTGCCGTGGCACTATACTAACACCACCAGCCACTGTCGCGCTCTGGTTGAACGGGTCGGCTCCGAGCGAATTAAAATTATGTGGCATCCGTCCGATAATCTGACCGCCGGGGAATTGGATTCGGCGACAGCAGGCTTTATGAATGTGTGCCCTTGCGCGTCAACGATGGCTTAA
- a CDS encoding type II toxin-antitoxin system PemK/MazF family toxin encodes MKRAGQIVLFNFPQTDLGVGKPRPALLLAQLPGNYEDSPDFVRSGLKTASVIRTTRLAVVSGAILIGTIGEISPDRLMLVKNNLGD; translated from the coding sequence GTGAAAAGGGCAGGACAGATTGTTCTGTTCAATTTTCCACAGACCGACTTAGGTGTTGGAAAACCACGTCCTGCACTCCTGCTGGCACAACTTCCCGGCAATTATGAAGACTCTCCAGACTTTGTCCGGTCCGGTCTAAAAACCGCGAGCGTTATCCGTACAACTCGTCTCGCTGTAGTTTCAGGAGCGATTTTGATTGGAACAATAGGCGAAATTTCTCCGGACCGGTTGATGCTAGTGAAGAATAACTTGGGAGACTAG
- a CDS encoding Gfo/Idh/MocA family oxidoreductase: MAQPIGEAFRVVNESEPKRIYRAAVVGCGRMGSTIDDEVIGNPHYPWPFAHAPGMLEARNVDLIAAADVDQSKLDDFKRRWEVEALYTDYREMVEKEQPDIVSVTTRPAERAEVTIGLAEMGVKAIFATKPMCPSLAEADAMIDACQKHDTILAIACHLNWYNWYTNARQAIADGAIGELRSMICHSTSSLSNLHSHTFALLRLFAGAPAKWVFGVMDSDEAAAADQDLSGTGYIVYENGVRTYMNSRTDASRFGWTLEFLGDKGRIVSRNAHAQFELWSTHPEDGSPIQCQFPNPWHPRSSLVDAMEGVCKSIEIGEERICPGEFGREALEIAIGMRESHRRGNVRVELPLEDRSLRIG; this comes from the coding sequence ATGGCTCAACCTATAGGAGAAGCATTTCGAGTTGTCAACGAAAGTGAACCCAAACGTATCTACCGTGCCGCCGTTGTTGGGTGTGGAAGGATGGGCAGCACCATTGACGATGAAGTAATCGGTAATCCACACTATCCTTGGCCCTTTGCCCACGCACCGGGGATGCTTGAAGCAAGAAACGTCGATCTGATTGCCGCTGCGGATGTCGACCAATCAAAACTCGATGATTTCAAACGGCGTTGGGAGGTCGAAGCCCTTTACACCGACTATCGGGAGATGGTCGAAAAAGAGCAACCTGATATTGTGTCCGTGACAACCCGACCCGCGGAACGGGCAGAGGTTACCATCGGCTTGGCAGAGATGGGCGTAAAAGCAATCTTTGCCACCAAGCCAATGTGTCCTAGCCTTGCTGAAGCGGACGCGATGATTGACGCGTGTCAGAAGCACGACACGATTCTGGCAATTGCCTGTCACCTCAACTGGTACAACTGGTATACCAACGCACGACAGGCGATAGCGGACGGAGCAATCGGTGAACTGCGATCGATGATCTGTCATAGCACCTCCAGTCTGTCAAACCTGCACAGCCACACCTTTGCTCTCCTCCGTCTCTTCGCCGGTGCACCCGCCAAGTGGGTTTTTGGTGTGATGGATAGCGACGAAGCAGCAGCGGCAGATCAGGATCTTTCCGGAACCGGATACATCGTTTACGAGAACGGTGTTCGGACATATATGAACAGCCGAACTGACGCTTCAAGGTTTGGGTGGACGCTGGAATTTCTCGGTGACAAAGGACGCATCGTCTCGCGCAATGCCCACGCACAGTTTGAACTCTGGAGTACGCATCCGGAAGACGGCAGCCCCATTCAGTGTCAATTCCCCAATCCTTGGCATCCACGCAGTTCACTGGTGGACGCAATGGAAGGGGTTTGCAAATCTATTGAGATCGGAGAAGAGCGGATCTGTCCGGGGGAGTTTGGCAGAGAGGCTTTAGAGATTGCCATCGGTATGCGCGAATCCCATCGACGCGGCAATGTGCGAGTAGAACTGCCGCTAGAAGACCGGAGTCTGCGGATAGGCTGA
- a CDS encoding fatty acid desaturase — protein MNNDADQRKINWYRPQIDREVFKSLNQRSDWKGMLQTLGHLGLLALTGTGAFYAAAHLPLPVLLLILFLHGTMWAFLLNGFHELCHNSVFKTRFLNVFFLRIFSFLGAYNHVRFWASHSEHHKYTLHPPDDYEVVFPVKLTFTGFLKSAVVNPWGFYARWKSIIRLSLGKLEDHEATVMFPESDMDKRQELFNWARTQLVGHALIIGISLYFGLWLVPVLITLAPAYGGWLLFLCNTTQHVGLTDNVPDFRLCCRTITLNPLVQFLYWHMNFHIEHHMYAAVPCYNLGKLHKLIKHELPHCPTGLYETWKEIITILKIQETDPEYQYTPELPAPLEA, from the coding sequence ATGAACAATGACGCAGATCAACGAAAGATTAATTGGTATAGACCACAGATTGACCGTGAAGTGTTTAAATCTCTTAACCAACGCAGCGACTGGAAAGGAATGCTCCAAACCCTCGGTCATCTCGGATTGCTCGCGTTGACAGGAACTGGTGCTTTCTATGCCGCAGCGCACCTACCCCTGCCGGTATTACTGTTGATTCTATTCCTCCATGGAACCATGTGGGCATTTCTCCTGAACGGGTTTCATGAACTATGCCACAACTCGGTTTTCAAGACAAGATTCCTGAATGTCTTCTTCCTGCGAATCTTCAGTTTTCTTGGTGCGTATAACCATGTTCGGTTTTGGGCGAGCCACTCCGAGCATCATAAATATACCCTGCACCCTCCGGATGATTATGAAGTCGTGTTCCCGGTAAAATTGACATTCACCGGCTTCCTCAAAAGTGCAGTTGTGAACCCATGGGGGTTCTACGCCCGGTGGAAGTCAATTATTCGACTCAGTCTCGGCAAGTTGGAGGATCACGAAGCAACAGTTATGTTCCCTGAATCAGACATGGATAAACGACAGGAGTTATTCAACTGGGCTCGCACCCAACTCGTGGGTCATGCCCTAATTATTGGCATCTCGCTCTACTTCGGTCTCTGGCTAGTGCCCGTCCTTATCACGCTGGCTCCGGCATACGGCGGCTGGCTCCTTTTCCTCTGCAACACCACTCAGCATGTAGGGCTTACGGACAATGTGCCGGATTTCCGGCTCTGCTGTCGGACAATTACCCTTAATCCGCTGGTTCAGTTCCTATACTGGCACATGAATTTTCACATAGAACACCATATGTATGCCGCAGTTCCATGCTACAACCTAGGGAAATTGCACAAGCTAATTAAACATGAACTTCCGCATTGTCCGACCGGTCTTTATGAAACTTGGAAGGAGATTATTACAATCCTAAAGATACAGGAGACGGATCCGGAATATCAGTACACGCCTGAATTGCCGGCACCGTTAGAGGCTTGA
- a CDS encoding Gfo/Idh/MocA family oxidoreductase has translation MAAYRAAVIGCGRIGSTIDDEDDVRPHFFYPMAHAPGYVEAKGVELVAGVDLLPDQLEDFKRRWGVNALYTDYRQMLANEKPDIVSVTTRPAERAGVVIGTAEAGGVKAIYATKPIAPSLAEADAMIEACRKHGVLLVIACHQNWSPWFLACLEAIRAGEIGKLTSMLCSYMHGGHTLSLFRLFAGAPAKWVVGHIDSDNRRSGMILYENDVRGFITTGGWHQFDFIGSDGWLSSRNEHADFEMWTRYPDRSISTQTGEPVRRQFPNPKRFVSSQQAAIEALVKDLDEGTETLCPGEYGREALEIGIAMRESHLRGGEKLELPLADRSLSSG, from the coding sequence ATGGCAGCCTATCGAGCAGCTGTTATCGGTTGTGGACGGATTGGGAGCACTATCGACGACGAAGACGATGTGCGCCCCCATTTTTTTTACCCAATGGCGCATGCGCCCGGCTACGTCGAAGCAAAGGGAGTGGAATTGGTCGCGGGTGTAGACCTGTTACCGGATCAGTTGGAGGATTTTAAACGCCGTTGGGGTGTCAATGCCCTCTACACCGACTACCGGCAAATGCTTGCCAACGAGAAACCCGACATTGTGAGTGTGACCACCCGGCCTGCGGAACGAGCGGGAGTTGTTATCGGAACGGCAGAAGCAGGTGGGGTAAAGGCAATCTATGCAACTAAGCCGATTGCTCCGAGTCTCGCCGAAGCCGATGCAATGATCGAGGCGTGTAGGAAGCATGGCGTCCTGCTAGTGATTGCCTGTCACCAGAACTGGAGTCCCTGGTTTTTGGCCTGCCTCGAAGCCATTCGAGCGGGAGAGATTGGTAAGCTTACATCAATGCTCTGTAGCTACATGCACGGAGGGCATACACTTTCCCTATTTCGCCTGTTTGCCGGTGCACCCGCCAAGTGGGTCGTTGGACATATCGACAGTGATAACAGGCGGAGCGGCATGATTCTCTACGAAAATGATGTCCGGGGGTTCATCACCACCGGTGGCTGGCATCAATTCGATTTCATTGGAAGCGACGGTTGGCTCTCTTCCCGCAACGAGCACGCCGACTTTGAGATGTGGACCCGCTACCCGGATCGCTCCATAAGTACGCAGACCGGCGAACCTGTTCGCCGGCAGTTTCCAAACCCAAAGCGATTTGTCAGTTCTCAGCAAGCCGCTATTGAAGCACTCGTCAAAGATCTCGACGAAGGCACAGAGACGCTGTGTCCCGGGGAATACGGGCGTGAAGCCCTTGAAATCGGTATCGCGATGCGGGAATCACACCTTCGGGGTGGTGAGAAACTTGAACTACCCCTAGCCGATCGAAGCCTAAGCAGTGGGTAG
- a CDS encoding LamG domain-containing protein yields MKTPFLVLAIASLLMLPSLTPAQKYANDESLILYLPFNEGEGDTAFDRSRFGHHGKLDAPQWVPGKFGKALEFDGEDDVVIIETKDSKELQMEGSDGTLECWFMMKGEGNANLPRLIAKESVTNDWVVTHGRGGYTLRFQKYSKFNLQLSVEEGSREINKEKKEAGVDFNVWYHAAGTWKKAEHRVYLNGKLVNEDKAADLTFPVEDKENDLRIGGTFAGFRNFQGIIDEVRIWNRALPVNELKDNMKLGVGPLLSVSPAGQLTTAWGRIKAWRK; encoded by the coding sequence ATGAAGACACCGTTTCTTGTTTTAGCAATAGCTAGTCTTTTGATGCTTCCGTCTTTAACTCCTGCACAGAAATATGCAAATGATGAATCTTTAATCCTGTACCTTCCATTTAATGAAGGGGAAGGCGATACAGCCTTCGATAGGTCCAGATTTGGTCACCATGGTAAGTTAGATGCCCCACAATGGGTTCCGGGCAAGTTTGGCAAAGCGCTAGAGTTTGATGGAGAAGATGATGTCGTGATCATCGAAACGAAAGATTCTAAGGAACTCCAGATGGAAGGATCGGATGGCACACTGGAGTGTTGGTTTATGATGAAAGGAGAAGGCAACGCAAATCTTCCTCGACTCATTGCCAAAGAATCAGTGACTAACGACTGGGTTGTCACACATGGACGAGGCGGTTATACACTCCGGTTTCAGAAGTATTCTAAGTTTAACCTCCAACTCAGTGTGGAGGAAGGATCACGGGAAATCAATAAAGAGAAAAAGGAGGCTGGTGTAGATTTCAATGTCTGGTATCACGCTGCCGGCACTTGGAAGAAGGCCGAGCACCGTGTTTATCTCAATGGGAAGTTGGTAAATGAGGATAAGGCGGCAGATCTGACGTTTCCAGTGGAAGACAAGGAGAACGACCTGCGAATTGGCGGTACTTTCGCAGGGTTCAGGAATTTCCAAGGCATCATCGATGAGGTACGCATCTGGAATCGTGCGCTGCCTGTGAATGAGCTAAAAGACAATATGAAGCTGGGGGTTGGTCCGCTTCTGAGCGTTTCTCCCGCTGGGCAGCTAACCACCGCTTGGGGACGAATCAAAGCATGGCGGAAGTGA
- a CDS encoding UbiX family flavin prenyltransferase has product MKRIIVGITGASAVIYGVRLLEILTRCDGYEIHLTISDSGARALWEELQLRVDLDNFRLESLISYSSDQVIYHHQSDIGASIASGSFRTVGMVVAPCSMGTIGAIAAGISRNLIQRAADVCIKERRKLVLVPRETPLSPIHLENMLKLSQLGVVVLPAMPGFYHFPKTVDDMINFVITKTLDQFDIDTDLIQRWKEDP; this is encoded by the coding sequence TTGAAGCGTATAATTGTTGGGATAACGGGGGCGAGTGCCGTCATCTACGGTGTGCGTCTGTTGGAGATCCTCACCCGATGTGACGGCTATGAAATCCACCTGACGATTTCCGACTCCGGCGCAAGGGCGTTGTGGGAAGAGCTACAACTCCGCGTAGATCTGGACAATTTCCGCCTTGAATCCCTAATCTCCTATTCGTCAGATCAGGTGATTTATCACCATCAGTCCGACATCGGAGCGTCGATTGCCAGCGGTTCCTTTCGCACTGTGGGGATGGTCGTTGCACCGTGCAGCATGGGGACTATCGGCGCAATAGCGGCGGGCATTTCTCGAAACCTTATCCAGCGCGCCGCCGATGTCTGCATCAAAGAACGGCGCAAACTAGTCCTCGTGCCACGAGAAACACCGCTCAGTCCCATCCATCTCGAAAATATGCTCAAGCTGTCCCAACTTGGTGTGGTGGTGCTGCCTGCTATGCCGGGTTTTTACCACTTCCCCAAGACGGTTGATGATATGATTAATTTCGTCATCACGAAGACCCTTGATCAGTTTGACATTGATACAGATCTCATCCAGCGGTGGAAGGAAGATCCCTAA
- a CDS encoding DUF2281 domain-containing protein produces the protein MTTAERIHEQVQRLPEPLQAEALDFIEFLMQRQSMRKEDSDWTRFSLATAMRDIENEDVPIYDESDLKERWV, from the coding sequence ATGACCACTGCTGAAAGAATTCACGAACAAGTTCAGAGATTACCTGAACCATTACAAGCAGAAGCATTGGATTTTATTGAATTTCTAATGCAGCGCCAAAGTATGCGAAAAGAGGATTCGGATTGGACGCGTTTCTCATTAGCTACCGCGATGCGTGATATTGAAAACGAAGATGTGCCAATCTATGATGAATCCGATTTGAAGGAGAGGTGGGTGTGA
- a CDS encoding LamG domain-containing protein, whose translation MFNYVIAALLVIVLVLIPIVGHTAADTDGLVIYLPMDEGNGNVAEDLSPLGVNDGKLIQSAKFVADGKHGGAIELDGKSFVDMPWHDSMDVGADDFSTEIWFNYDEQANAGSLIWGFNVGGGEPQFWIRTHPPNNITCLFWDGVEPNGPIVETPKAYNDGQWHHYAFVRRGATLDIYVDGRKVGSGKGDEASVTRNQAFGIHLGQRVDGNNPYTGLLDEFRFWTRQLSEEEIKANMETGQDAFLSVNPANSLTTTWGQIKASH comes from the coding sequence ATGTTTAACTATGTCATTGCAGCACTGTTAGTCATTGTCCTTGTGTTAATACCTATCGTGGGACACACCGCGGCAGACACTGACGGTTTGGTTATCTACCTGCCAATGGATGAGGGGAACGGAAATGTGGCAGAAGATTTGAGCCCCTTGGGGGTAAACGACGGCAAGTTAATTCAGAGTGCCAAGTTTGTTGCCGACGGAAAACACGGCGGCGCAATTGAACTGGATGGTAAAAGCTTTGTAGACATGCCTTGGCATGACTCCATGGATGTTGGGGCCGACGACTTCTCCACAGAGATTTGGTTCAATTATGACGAACAGGCAAATGCTGGAAGTCTAATATGGGGATTCAATGTCGGTGGTGGCGAACCGCAGTTCTGGATCAGAACGCATCCCCCAAATAATATTACATGTCTCTTCTGGGATGGCGTAGAACCTAACGGTCCCATCGTCGAAACACCAAAAGCGTATAACGATGGTCAGTGGCATCATTACGCTTTTGTCCGCAGAGGTGCCACACTCGACATATACGTTGATGGCAGGAAGGTCGGTTCAGGTAAGGGTGACGAAGCTTCTGTCACCAGAAATCAGGCTTTCGGCATCCATCTCGGACAGCGTGTTGATGGGAACAACCCATACACAGGCCTCCTCGACGAATTCCGCTTCTGGACGCGGCAGCTGAGTGAGGAGGAGATTAAGGCAAATATGGAGACAGGACAAGACGCATTCTTATCCGTCAATCCTGCCAACAGCCTTACCACAACATGGGGACAAATTAAAGCCTCACACTAA
- a CDS encoding LamG domain-containing protein, with translation MAGKHGKAIEFDGDDDVVIIETKDSQELQLHKSAGTAECWFLMKGEGISTAPRLIAKESITNDHCDCDPLRGGFALKFRRHGKFNIQLSVEKGSRKNNDPNPDATVNNDVWYHAAGTWEEGEHRVYLNGKLVFEDEGNEALPLKDVDNDLRIGGTFAGLRNFHGIIDEVRVWNRALPINEIKDNMKLGFGPLLGVSPDGMLTTTWGQIKARFE, from the coding sequence GTGGCAGGAAAGCATGGAAAGGCGATAGAATTTGATGGCGATGACGATGTTGTAATTATCGAAACAAAAGATTCCCAAGAACTCCAATTGCATAAATCCGCAGGCACAGCCGAGTGTTGGTTCCTCATGAAAGGAGAGGGCATCTCTACCGCCCCTCGACTCATCGCTAAGGAATCAATTACTAACGATCATTGCGACTGCGACCCGTTGAGGGGTGGCTTCGCTCTCAAGTTTAGAAGGCACGGAAAATTTAACATCCAACTCAGCGTGGAAAAGGGATCAAGGAAAAACAATGACCCGAATCCGGACGCTACTGTAAATAATGATGTCTGGTATCACGCCGCAGGAACTTGGGAGGAGGGCGAACATCGCGTTTACCTCAATGGGAAACTGGTGTTCGAGGATGAAGGAAACGAGGCACTCCCACTGAAAGATGTAGACAACGACCTCCGGATCGGTGGGACTTTCGCAGGTCTCAGAAACTTCCACGGCATTATTGATGAAGTTCGCGTTTGGAATCGCGCGCTCCCCATAAATGAGATAAAAGACAACATGAAGTTGGGATTCGGCCCACTGCTGGGTGTTTCTCCCGATGGAATGTTAACCACAACTTGGGGACAAATCAAAGCACGATTTGAGTGA
- a CDS encoding LamG domain-containing protein, with the protein MRILFLTLAIASLLILPSLTNAQKYANDDSLILYMPFNEVGNHGKLEGGPQWVAGKHGKAIEFDGDDDVVIIETKNSKELQLHESAGTAECWFLMKGEGISTAPRLIAKESITNDSCDCDPLRGGFALKFRKHGVKLTLQLSVEQGSRKNNDPNPEAEVNNDVWYHAAGTWEEGEHRVYLNGKLVFEDKGNEALPLKDVDNDLRIGGSFAGFRNFHGIIDEVRIWNRALPVVEIKDNMNLGFGPLLGVSPDGMLTTTWGQIKARFE; encoded by the coding sequence ATGAGGATATTGTTTCTTACTCTCGCGATAGCCAGCCTATTAATCCTGCCATCTTTGACCAACGCCCAGAAATATGCAAATGACGACTCTTTGATCCTTTACATGCCATTTAATGAAGTCGGTAACCATGGAAAACTCGAAGGGGGACCACAATGGGTGGCAGGAAAGCATGGAAAGGCGATAGAATTTGATGGCGATGATGATGTTGTTATCATCGAGACGAAAAATTCTAAGGAACTCCAATTGCATGAATCCGCAGGCACAGCCGAGTGTTGGTTCCTCATGAAAGGGGAAGGGATCTCTACCGCTCCTCGACTCATCGCTAAGGAATCAATTACTAACGATAGTTGCGACTGCGACCCGTTGAGGGGTGGCTTTGCGCTCAAGTTTAGAAAGCACGGTGTAAAACTTACCCTCCAACTCAGCGTAGAGCAAGGGTCAAGGAAAAACAATGACCCGAACCCGGAGGCTGAGGTAAATAACGATGTCTGGTATCACGCCGCAGGAACTTGGGAGGAAGGCGAGCATCGCGTTTACCTCAATGGGAAACTGGTGTTCGAGGATAAAGGAAACGAGGCACTCCCATTGAAAGATGTAGACAACGACCTCCGGATCGGCGGGAGTTTTGCCGGCTTCAGAAACTTCCACGGCATCATTGATGAGGTGCGCATCTGGAATCGCGCGCTGCCCGTGGTTGAGATAAAAGACAATATGAACCTAGGATTCGGTCCGCTTCTGGGGGTTTCTCCCGACGGTATGTTAACCACAACTTGGGGACAGATCAAAGCACGATTTGAGTAA
- a CDS encoding DUF2088 domain-containing protein: MALPRMVRIKQHFDAPVVADLPAAVKEELDQIGTASIIGKGDSVAIGGGSRGVANIAVVIKATAEYLKDIGAKPFVVPAMGSHGGATAEGQRAVLEHYGVTEETVGVPIKATMEVVEIGQTADGLPVFLDTHAANADHIVPVNRIKAHTDFRGTVESGTLKMLTIGFGKQHGANMYHRAFFHYGFEHIIRTVTGLLIDAGKVGFGVGLVENAHEQTAKVAAMRADEIMRRERELLVESKSLMGRLPFDAFDLLVVDWMGKNISGTGMDTNIIGRMMQILEPEPEKPAIVRIFVRDLTDDSDGNATGVGLADFTTTRLVEKMDRHATYMNGITGMGPQKSKTPFYYDTDREAIEIALNTVGLTPPEEAKVVRIESTLGLAEVDISEALLEDAKLRTDLEVTGELEPLAFDANGNLPPFHEE, translated from the coding sequence ATGGCACTACCAAGAATGGTTCGTATAAAACAACATTTTGATGCCCCCGTCGTCGCAGATCTGCCCGCAGCGGTTAAAGAGGAATTGGATCAGATCGGCACGGCGTCAATTATCGGCAAAGGGGATAGTGTTGCCATCGGTGGCGGCAGCCGCGGTGTTGCGAACATCGCCGTCGTCATTAAAGCAACAGCAGAATACCTCAAGGACATCGGTGCAAAACCGTTTGTTGTGCCAGCAATGGGGAGCCACGGCGGCGCAACCGCGGAAGGGCAGCGAGCCGTGCTAGAGCATTACGGTGTTACCGAAGAGACGGTCGGTGTACCAATCAAGGCAACGATGGAAGTCGTCGAAATTGGTCAAACCGCCGACGGGTTGCCGGTATTCCTTGATACCCACGCCGCCAACGCAGATCACATTGTTCCAGTCAATCGGATCAAAGCACACACCGATTTCAGAGGCACGGTTGAGAGCGGCACCCTGAAGATGTTAACGATCGGGTTCGGCAAGCAGCACGGTGCAAATATGTATCACCGCGCCTTCTTCCACTATGGATTTGAGCATATCATCCGGACAGTTACCGGCTTGCTCATAGATGCTGGGAAAGTTGGTTTTGGCGTTGGACTGGTCGAAAACGCACACGAACAGACCGCGAAGGTCGCTGCCATGCGCGCCGACGAAATCATGCGTCGTGAACGCGAACTCCTCGTCGAATCCAAATCGCTGATGGGACGTCTTCCGTTTGATGCCTTTGACCTTCTAGTCGTGGATTGGATGGGCAAGAATATCAGCGGGACAGGCATGGATACAAACATCATCGGTCGTATGATGCAGATCCTTGAGCCAGAGCCAGAGAAGCCAGCGATCGTGCGCATCTTCGTCCGAGATCTGACCGACGATAGCGACGGTAACGCAACAGGCGTTGGATTGGCAGACTTCACCACGACGCGCCTCGTAGAAAAGATGGATCGGCACGCAACCTACATGAATGGCATCACCGGAATGGGACCTCAGAAATCGAAAACGCCCTTCTATTACGATACAGACCGGGAGGCTATTGAGATCGCACTGAACACAGTTGGACTGACTCCGCCTGAAGAGGCAAAAGTGGTGCGAATTGAAAGCACCCTCGGTCTAGCAGAGGTGGACATCTCCGAAGCCTTACTCGAAGATGCAAAACTCCGCACCGATCTGGAGGTCACCGGCGAACTGGAACCACTCGCATTCGATGCCAACGGTAACCTACCGCCGTTCCATGAAGAGTGA